In Pseudoxanthomonas sp. SE1, the genomic stretch TGGCCGGCATTCCCCTCACGAAGGGCATCCCTGCCATGCCCAACGTACGTGATCGCCCGTATCCCGGAATGAACTTCCTCGTCGACCTCGGTACCGGTGACGACGGTCCCGGCGGTGGCGTGGCCGTCGTGGTGTTCCCCGATGCGCGGCTGCAGCTCAACGAGTACCGCAGCGGGAACGACAAGACCAGCGAATCGATGAAGCTGTCCACGCTGACGCACTACGACGATCTGGTGCTGCGCCGTGGCGTGACCGGTTCGCTGTCGTGGTACCAGTGGTGGAACGAGGCGCGCAACGGCGGCGACGCGCGGCGCGATATCAGCGTGACGCTGCTGGACGAGCAGGGCAACGCGGTGCTGCGCTGGCGCTTCCTGCGTGCGCGGCCGGCGGCCTATCGCACCTTGCCGATGGATGCGGCGGTGGCGGAGACGCTGTTCGAGACGCTGGAGATCGCGTTCGACCGCTTCGAGATGGAGTAGCGGTCAGTCTGTCGTATCGCGTGGGGGCTCGCGCAGGTATTCCAGCACGAAGCCGATCACCAGGCCGAGCAGCGCGCAGCCCAGAGCCATCGCGGCGGACGAAGGCTGCTTGCCGGTCAGGAAGTACAGG encodes the following:
- a CDS encoding phage tail protein, with product MPNVRDRPYPGMNFLVDLGTGDDGPGGGVAVVVFPDARLQLNEYRSGNDKTSESMKLSTLTHYDDLVLRRGVTGSLSWYQWWNEARNGGDARRDISVTLLDEQGNAVLRWRFLRARPAAYRTLPMDAAVAETLFETLEIAFDRFEME